The Sulfurospirillum sp. UCH001 genome segment GCAGTCACTTTTTTTTCTTCAACACTTGCATCTTTTTCTTCTACGATTTTTTCAACATTATAGTGAGTATCCATGATGACACGACCATAACCAAATGGCTCTTTACACGTAAAAGCGCTCATCACAACATCAGCGTCCAAATGTGTAAAATTTTGCATATTTTCTGCTTCGAGAAGTGGCATGTCACCATTGAGGACAAGTAAACGCTCATACTTTGGTCTTACGCCACGGATGGCTCCACCCGTACCAGGGAAGTTTTGATGGTCTTGTATGATATAGTGAATGTTGGAGAAATAACGATTCATCCTCTCTTGAACAAGGTCTGCTTGATGGTATAAAATGACATGAATGTCATCGCTGATTTTTTGTGCTTCTTTGATGATGTGATATAACATCTCAAAACCGCTAATCTCATGAAGTACTTTTGGCAGAGTTGATTTCATACGTGTACCAAGTCCTGCAGCCATAATTGCAATCGAAATATTCATAAATAGTGTTCCTAAGCGTCAGATGAAATCTATTTTAACGAAAAGTTGTTTAAAGATTAAAACGTTTTTAACGCAAAACCAACTAAAATCATACGATTATATTGAAGGAAGCCATTTGAAAAACCTAAAGAGAATTTTACTTTTATTACTGATTTGTATGACGCCAGTGGCTTTTGCTGCCGATACAATTCCAACAGTCAACCTCTCTTTAAGTGCTCCAAACTCTCCGCAGCAACTGGTAACCAGTATGAATTTAGTACTGGTGCTAACCATTTTAGTATTGGCACCTTCACTCGTCTTTATGATGACCAGTTTTTTACGCCTTCTTATTGTTTTTTCTTTTCTTCGCCAAGCTTTGGGAACACAGCAAATGCCCCCATCTCAGGTTATGGTTTCTTTAGCGATGATTTTGACGTTTTTCATTATGGAACCAGTTATGAAAGAGTCGTATGAAGTAGCCATTAAGCCTTATTTGGCGGAGAAAATGAGTTACCAAGATGCCTTTGAAAAAGGTGCGGCCCCTTTTAAAGCCTTTATGATTCGCAATACCCGTGAGAAAGACTTAGCGCTTTTTTTCCGAATTCGTAACCTTGAAAATCCTAAAAATATCGAAGATGTGCCTTTAACCGTAGCTATGCCTGCATTTATGATCAGTGAGTTAAAGACAGCGTTTGAGATAGGCTTTTTGCTCTACCTTCCTTTCCTTGTTATTGACATGGTTGTAAGTTCTGTTTTGATGGCAATGGGTATGATGATGCTACCCCCTGTTATGATCTCTTTGCCGTTTAAACTGCTGATTTTCGTTCTTGTAGATGGTTGGAATTTACTGGTACAAAAACTTGTGGAGAGCTTCCATTAATACGCATTTTCTCACAACGACAGAGATAGGCTTTGAACTTCACCATCCTCTGTTTGATGCTTTGATTTTAAAGCAAGGTGCACAACTTATCTACTTTCAACCAAAAGGAGAAATGCCACTTTTGTGGAGTGCTTCTCTTTCTACGTATGAGAAAGGTAAAGCATTTCGTGGAGGCATTCCTCTGTGTTGGCCTTGGTTTGGGAAAGTTGGTAGTCCTGCACATGGTTTTGCGCGTATTGTTGAATGGAATCTTGTAAATCATACAGAGACGAAAGAGGGAGTAACTCTTGTATTTGAATTGTGTGATTCTCCTCAAATCCGTACACTCTGGCCTTATGCGTTTCTAGTAAGACTTGAGATGCGTTTAGGACGTGATGTCACACTCTCCTTGCATGTTGATGCTAAAAGTGAAAGCACGGCGGCACTGCATACCTACTTTGCGTGTCAAAATAGTGAAGAGGTTGTAATTTTTGGACTTGGAAATAGTTATAAAGATACATTGAACAATGGAATATCGTGTGAGAGTCAGAGTGAAATCTTATATATTAACCAAGCGATTGATCGTATTTATACTCAACCAGAAAGGAAGACGAGTTTTCAAGAAAACAACCGTAGGATCATTATTTCTCACGTAAATCATAGCGATGTTGTGGTGTGGAACCCTTGGAGAGAGGGTGCAGAAAAACTTACCGATATGCAAAATGACGACTATAAACAAATGCTATGCATCGAGACGGCTCGAATCTCAAAACCTCTTAGTACGTATGATCATTTAGAAGTAACAATAGCCATTTCCTAAAATCACACTTTGTTGGAGAGCTTAGGCTCGCAGACAGCTCCTTCACTGAGTGTACCACATGTTTTAACGTAGTCAATACCCCAGTCAAACATCTCATTGAAAACAGGACGTAGCTTTTCTCCAATAGGGGTTAATGAATAAACAACTTTTGGAGGAATCTCAGGGAAAACTTCACGCGCAATAATTCCTTTTTCTTCGAGTTCTCGTAGTTTTACAGTTAGCGTTTTTTGGGTAATTTCGCAGACTTCTTCAAACAGTTCTTTGTAACGTTTTTTACCTTCTAATAAATGCCAGATAATTCCCAATTTCCATTTATCATTAAAAATATCTTGTGCGATGGCAATGGCGCATTTATACTCTTTCCCATTGACTAAATACATGATATGTAAACCTTTTTTTATTGAATTATACCATAAATACAAAAATATATCATTACATACTAAAAGTATCGTAAGGATATATTAAGGGCATAGCCATTATAATTTTCCAAAACAAATAGATTATAAAGGAAAAAAATGAAAAATGTACTTATCATTAATGGTCATCAAAAATACCCTTTTGTAGCAGAAGGAAATCTTACTCAAGCGTATATAGATACAGCAACTGAGTTCTTTAAAGAGAATGGATTTAATGTGAAACATTCTGTTGTTGAGAGTGCGTATGATATTAAAGAGGAGCTTGAGAAATTCGCTTGGGCTGATTATATTCTCTTTCAATATCCTATTTACTGGATGGGTGTGCCTTGGATAACTAAAAAGTATATTGATGAGATTTTTTCTATGGGAAAAGATACTGTTACCTATGTAAGTGATGGAAGAACCAGAAGTGATGCTACAAAGCGTTATGGTAGTGGTGGATTAATGCAAGGTAAAAAGTATATGCTCTCTTTAACTTATAATTGTCCTACAACAGAATTTGACAACAAAGAGGGCTTTTTCAGTGGACTTAGCCTTGATGAAGCCAACGTTGCAACCCATAAAACATTCCAATTTTGTGGCGCGGAGCCATTAGAAACGTTCTCAGTGCATGATATTTTTAAAGGTGATTTAGATTTGGAAAAAGAGAAAGCACGTTTTAGTGCGCATTTGGCTAAAAACTTCAAGTAATTATAATGGTGGTATGAAAGTACCACCACTTTCTTATATATAAAGCTCAAATCCCTTTTGTTGTTTCAAAATGCTATCAAAGAGTTTTTGTGCTTCCTCAAGTAGTTTTTCATTTTGTTTTTGTGCTTTTTCTAAAATTTTGTCAAAACTTTTGAGTATAGAATCATTGGCATAGTTTTGTGTGTTCAGATCTTTAAAAGTTGGCAAGAGCGAATTGATATCATAAGCGGTATTTGTTGTTTTGGCTTGAGAAGTAGATGTTCCACTTTTTTCTACATTTTTAAGGTATTCATCCATCATAGGTTGAATTTGCTTCATAGCTGCATCGATCTCTTTTTGGTCTTGCGCATCAATCCCATTGCCTTGGTAGTGAAAACTATAGCCGTATGCATGGGACAAAGAAAGTGATGTCGTAGTCGTTGTTCCACTTTGTTCATGAGAAAATTCTACAGAGCGTTCGTCATACATACTAAGATCAATAGTATCACCACTACTGGTTTTAAGAGAAAAATCTAAACTATTGTAACTGTAATTGTTTGCGTTTATACTCTGCATGGTAACTCCTTTGTTGAAGCTACATCGGCAGAATAGTGTTTTATTTTAGATGGTGATAAGAGCGTCTAGCTTATTTTGAACCGATTCTATTTTCTGGTGCATACCATCTTCTCTATTGGGTCTTATGTCAAACTTTAAGCAGGCATAGACTCTTCCAGATGCTTCAAGAAGTGCGTACGCATTTTCAATGAGCTTTAATGCTTCAGGCATAGTAGGTGTTTCCACGACAGTACTCATTGGTGTAAGCTTATAGCTATAGCCACTCTCATGAATCATCTGCACAATACGCGCAACATCGGCACTTTTACTTCCCGTTCCTTCAAGAGGGAACATACTAAATTCCATTAAAACGCTCATTCCTGCTCCTTTGCTTTAACTGTCAAAACCACTGTGAAATTTACGCTCTTTTGCAACAACGATCTCTTTTTGACGTTCTTTTTTATGCATATCTTTTTCAACAAAAATGGGTTTACGTGTAATAGGGTGTAATCCTGTATAGTACATCAGTGTCGCGTACGTTGAAGGGGTAGGTGTAAAGATTTGTGCTTGCTCAGGATTGATTTTAAGTACATTGCTGGCAAACTGTTTAAGCGAGTGCATATGTTTCTCTTCACAACCAGGATGAGCGGCGATAAGATAGTACGTTAAAAACTGTTTCTTTCCAGACTCGCGGCTCAATCTATCAAAAAGAGCTTTAAACTCAACCAATGACTCTTTGCCTGGTTTTCCCATCAATGCTAAGATTTCATCATCAATATGTTCAGGTGCAATTTTCATTTGACCACTAAGGTGATGTTCCACAATCTCTTTTAGATACTCATACCCATAGGCTTTATCATCACTGATAAGATCATAACGAATGCCTGAAGCCACAAATGCTTTTTTAATGCCAGGAAGCGCTCTTACTTTTCTGAGTAAATCCAACTGTTTTTTATGCGTTGGTTTAAGGGCCTTACAGAGCTTTGGAAACATACAACTCTTCTCTTCACAGGTTCCTTTCGTCACCTTCTTATGACATTCATAACCGTACATATTGGCTGTCGGACCACCAAGGTCAGAGATAATACCTTTAAAATCTTTGTAGGTTGTAAAGTGTTTGGCCTCTTTAATGATAGAACTCTCGCTACGGCTTCGTATGGTCCTGCCTTGATGCACACTAATGGCACAGAAACTACATTCTCCGTAACAGCCTTGATGAGTTGAAATGGAAAATTTAATCGTTTCAAGTGCTTTGATAGCACCATCTTTTTTATGGTAAGGGTGAACATCTCTCATAAAAGGAAGCGCACTGACCTCATCCATCTCTTCTGTCGTAAGGTAGAGAGCAGGTGGGTTTTGAATGAGGTAGCGATCATCCACTTTTTGACAAAGTCCTTTAGCTGATATAGGATCATTATTGTGGTAAAAGATGTCAAACATATCCATGAATTTTAGTTTATCATCTAGTGTCTCAGCGTGACTTGGAAGAGAAAGATACTCCTCTTTTGGCTCTTTGGAGATATAACAAAGTCCTCGAATATTTAAGGGGGATATGCCCTTATTTAGGGCATCTGCAAATTCTAAAATACTTTTATCAGACATTCCATAAAGAAGATAATCTGCTTTGGCATCAAACAAAATAGGCTTTCTAAGTTTGTTGCTCCAAAAATCATAATGCGTTACGCGTCTAAGACTCGCTTCAATGCCACCCAACATAATAGGGACAGTGTTTTTAAAGTGTTGTCGGATGAGGTTGGT includes the following:
- the fliP gene encoding flagellar type III secretion system pore protein FliP (The bacterial flagellar biogenesis protein FliP forms a type III secretion system (T3SS)-type pore required for flagellar assembly.) codes for the protein MTPVAFAADTIPTVNLSLSAPNSPQQLVTSMNLVLVLTILVLAPSLVFMMTSFLRLLIVFSFLRQALGTQQMPPSQVMVSLAMILTFFIMEPVMKESYEVAIKPYLAEKMSYQDAFEKGAAPFKAFMIRNTREKDLALFFRIRNLENPKNIEDVPLTVAMPAFMISELKTAFEIGFLLYLPFLVIDMVVSSVLMAMGMMMLPPVMISLPFKLLIFVLVDGWNLLVQKLVESFH
- a CDS encoding D-hexose-6-phosphate mutarotase; the protein is MVGIYWYKNLWRASINTHFLTTTEIGFELHHPLFDALILKQGAQLIYFQPKGEMPLLWSASLSTYEKGKAFRGGIPLCWPWFGKVGSPAHGFARIVEWNLVNHTETKEGVTLVFELCDSPQIRTLWPYAFLVRLEMRLGRDVTLSLHVDAKSESTAALHTYFACQNSEEVVIFGLGNSYKDTLNNGISCESQSEILYINQAIDRIYTQPERKTSFQENNRRIIISHVNHSDVVVWNPWREGAEKLTDMQNDDYKQMLCIETARISKPLSTYDHLEVTIAIS
- a CDS encoding helix-turn-helix domain-containing protein, which encodes MYLVNGKEYKCAIAIAQDIFNDKWKLGIIWHLLEGKKRYKELFEEVCEITQKTLTVKLRELEEKGIIAREVFPEIPPKVVYSLTPIGEKLRPVFNEMFDWGIDYVKTCGTLSEGAVCEPKLSNKV
- a CDS encoding NAD(P)H-dependent oxidoreductase, yielding MKNVLIINGHQKYPFVAEGNLTQAYIDTATEFFKENGFNVKHSVVESAYDIKEELEKFAWADYILFQYPIYWMGVPWITKKYIDEIFSMGKDTVTYVSDGRTRSDATKRYGSGGLMQGKKYMLSLTYNCPTTEFDNKEGFFSGLSLDEANVATHKTFQFCGAEPLETFSVHDIFKGDLDLEKEKARFSAHLAKNFK
- a CDS encoding diacylglycerol kinase produces the protein MQSINANNYSYNSLDFSLKTSSGDTIDLSMYDERSVEFSHEQSGTTTTTSLSLSHAYGYSFHYQGNGIDAQDQKEIDAAMKQIQPMMDEYLKNVEKSGTSTSQAKTTNTAYDINSLLPTFKDLNTQNYANDSILKSFDKILEKAQKQNEKLLEEAQKLFDSILKQQKGFELYI
- a CDS encoding thiamine-binding protein, coding for MSVLMEFSMFPLEGTGSKSADVARIVQMIHESGYSYKLTPMSTVVETPTMPEALKLIENAYALLEASGRVYACLKFDIRPNREDGMHQKIESVQNKLDALITI
- a CDS encoding YgiQ family radical SAM protein gives rise to the protein MFLVTTHEEMKQRGWSQLDIILITSDAYIDSPYMGVSVVGRVLEHAGYKVGIIGQPDVKSGVDITRLGEPRLFWGVSGGSVDSMVSNYTATKKFRNSDDYTPGGINNKRPDRASLVYTNLIRQHFKNTVPIMLGGIEASLRRVTHYDFWSNKLRKPILFDAKADYLLYGMSDKSILEFADALNKGISPLNIRGLCYISKEPKEEYLSLPSHAETLDDKLKFMDMFDIFYHNNDPISAKGLCQKVDDRYLIQNPPALYLTTEEMDEVSALPFMRDVHPYHKKDGAIKALETIKFSISTHQGCYGECSFCAISVHQGRTIRSRSESSIIKEAKHFTTYKDFKGIISDLGGPTANMYGYECHKKVTKGTCEEKSCMFPKLCKALKPTHKKQLDLLRKVRALPGIKKAFVASGIRYDLISDDKAYGYEYLKEIVEHHLSGQMKIAPEHIDDEILALMGKPGKESLVEFKALFDRLSRESGKKQFLTYYLIAAHPGCEEKHMHSLKQFASNVLKINPEQAQIFTPTPSTYATLMYYTGLHPITRKPIFVEKDMHKKERQKEIVVAKERKFHSGFDS